One [Clostridium] saccharolyticum WM1 DNA segment encodes these proteins:
- a CDS encoding ABC transporter permease, whose product MTTRLQKNMKQYLKDNIGIIGALLILCIFLSVFPKTSGAFLTHKNIFNVLRQISSNLFLACGMTMVIILGGIDLSVGSIIALSGCVAAGCVARYNLPIFAAIIIGVLIGMAVGMMNGVVISKTTIPPFIVTLATMNVAKGLAYVYTGGSPVRVVTKAWQFLGAGYIGGIPTPVILLVFVLLITAIIMNKTKLGRHIYAVGGNSQAAKFSGISTARVKLLVHTYSGIMAGLAGVVLASRMYSGQPTAGDGAEMDAIAAVVVGGTSMAGGSGKIGGTIIGGLIIGVLNNGLNLMNVNSFWQYVVKGIVILLAVFIDYLRNKKKD is encoded by the coding sequence ATGACAACAAGACTTCAAAAAAATATGAAACAATATTTGAAAGACAATATCGGTATTATCGGGGCATTGCTGATCTTATGCATTTTCTTATCCGTATTTCCAAAAACCAGCGGTGCCTTTCTGACCCATAAGAATATATTCAACGTCCTGAGGCAGATTTCATCAAACCTGTTTCTTGCCTGCGGCATGACCATGGTCATCATTTTGGGGGGCATAGATCTTTCCGTAGGGTCGATCATTGCTTTGTCCGGCTGTGTGGCAGCAGGCTGTGTGGCCCGCTATAACCTTCCCATATTTGCAGCCATCATCATCGGCGTACTCATCGGCATGGCAGTGGGAATGATGAACGGCGTGGTCATTTCCAAGACAACCATTCCACCTTTCATTGTGACTCTTGCCACCATGAATGTTGCCAAAGGCCTGGCCTATGTATATACCGGCGGCTCACCGGTGCGGGTGGTTACCAAGGCATGGCAGTTTCTTGGCGCAGGCTACATCGGAGGAATTCCCACGCCTGTCATACTTCTGGTATTTGTTCTTCTCATAACGGCAATCATTATGAATAAAACAAAGCTGGGCCGGCACATTTACGCGGTGGGCGGCAATTCCCAGGCGGCGAAATTCTCCGGCATCAGTACGGCCAGAGTAAAACTGCTGGTACATACCTATTCCGGCATCATGGCCGGCCTTGCCGGTGTGGTATTGGCTTCCCGTATGTACTCCGGGCAGCCTACGGCAGGAGACGGCGCAGAAATGGATGCCATTGCAGCGGTGGTGGTCGGAGGCACATCCATGGCAGGCGGTTCCGGTAAAATCGGCGGAACCATTATCGGGGGCCTGATCATCGGTGTCCTAAACAACGGTTTAAACTTAATGAATGTCAATTCCTTCTGGCAGTATGTGGTAAAGGGCATCGTCATTCTTCTGGCAGTGTTTATTGATTATCTGAGAAACAAAAAAAAGGATTAA
- a CDS encoding sugar ABC transporter ATP-binding protein: protein MSEKTLLQMKNIHKSFPGVKALQGVDLELRTGEVHALLGENGAGKSTLIKVLGGIYIAEEGEVFIDGQKVIIDGVNASHANGISIIHQELVLVPHMTVAENIFLGREPGRGGWINHDAMEKEAKKLLDAYHMNIDAEALVKDLTIAQQQMVEIVKAISYNSRILVMDEPTSSISDKEVEFLFETMRALTKKGVGIIYISHKMDELEQICDRVTVLRDGTFVGTEVVKNTTRDKLIAMMVGRELTKYYTRDYLKPGEVVLKCENIADGKMVKGASFELRKGEIIGFAGLVGAGRSEAMKCIFGLIPGSTGEIFVEGREVKIKSPVDAMKYGIALVPEDRKQEGLYKVQSVRFNSTIEVLKSFIKGIWVDASKEEKIAQEYIEMMDTRTPSQEQLIGNLSGGNQQKVMIGRWLATSPKILILDEPTRGVDVGAKSEIYGIMNELVKDGMSIIMISSELPEILNMSDRVYVMCDGRVTGCFSHEECITQEQIMKLAAK from the coding sequence ATGAGCGAAAAGACACTGCTTCAGATGAAAAATATCCATAAATCCTTTCCGGGAGTAAAAGCACTCCAGGGAGTGGATTTAGAACTCCGTACCGGTGAGGTCCATGCGCTTCTTGGGGAGAACGGAGCCGGCAAGTCAACGTTAATAAAGGTTTTAGGCGGCATTTACATAGCGGAAGAGGGGGAAGTTTTCATTGATGGCCAGAAGGTGATCATTGACGGGGTTAATGCTTCCCATGCAAATGGCATCTCCATCATCCATCAGGAGCTGGTACTGGTTCCTCATATGACGGTAGCGGAGAATATCTTTCTGGGAAGGGAACCTGGAAGGGGCGGCTGGATCAATCACGATGCCATGGAAAAGGAAGCCAAAAAATTACTGGATGCCTATCATATGAACATTGATGCAGAGGCATTGGTGAAAGATTTAACCATCGCCCAGCAGCAGATGGTGGAGATCGTCAAGGCCATCTCTTACAATTCCAGGATTCTGGTCATGGATGAGCCTACATCCTCAATTTCTGACAAAGAAGTGGAATTTCTGTTTGAAACCATGCGGGCACTGACAAAGAAAGGCGTAGGAATCATTTATATTTCCCACAAAATGGACGAACTGGAGCAGATCTGCGACAGAGTGACCGTATTGCGGGATGGTACATTTGTAGGAACAGAAGTGGTTAAGAATACCACCAGAGATAAGCTGATTGCCATGATGGTGGGCCGGGAACTGACCAAGTATTATACCCGTGATTATCTAAAACCAGGAGAAGTGGTATTAAAATGTGAAAATATTGCAGACGGAAAGATGGTAAAGGGAGCCAGTTTTGAGCTGCGTAAAGGTGAAATCATTGGATTTGCAGGACTTGTGGGAGCAGGGCGCAGTGAAGCCATGAAATGCATCTTCGGCCTTATTCCCGGATCTACGGGAGAGATTTTTGTGGAAGGCAGGGAAGTGAAGATCAAATCCCCTGTGGATGCCATGAAATACGGAATCGCCCTGGTGCCGGAGGACAGAAAGCAGGAGGGGCTTTATAAGGTACAGTCGGTCCGTTTTAACTCTACCATTGAAGTGCTTAAATCTTTTATAAAAGGAATCTGGGTGGATGCCAGCAAGGAAGAGAAGATCGCTCAGGAATATATTGAAATGATGGATACCAGGACGCCTTCCCAGGAGCAGTTAATCGGAAACTTATCCGGCGGTAACCAGCAAAAGGTCATGATCGGCAGATGGCTTGCCACTTCTCCCAAGATTCTGATCCTTGACGAACCCACCAGAGGCGTGGATGTAGGGGCAAAATCAGAGATCTACGGCATCATGAATGAACTGGTAAAGGATGGGATGTCTATCATCATGATTTCCTCCGAGCTGCCGGAAATCTTAAACATGAGCGATCGTGTTTATGTTATGTGTGACGGCAGGGTCACAGGCTGTTTCAGCCATGAGGAATGCATCACCCAGGAGCAGATTATGAAGCTGGCTGCAAAGTAG
- a CDS encoding sugar ABC transporter substrate-binding protein — translation MKKSTKKLAAMLICAALAGVSLAGCSNGEPETKAPETTAAATTAAETTAATAAAETKAEVKTDSGANMADANVKKKDPSKHYKFGYTCMDGTNPFFVTIEKTMREMVEAQGDELISVDPANDVTLQITQVEDLISQNIDAMFMNPAEAEGILPALDQLKEAKVPIVGFDTEVADMSYLVSYTGSDNYNAGFVCGEDLVKKCPDGGDIIVLDSPTMNSVTDRTNGFLDAIKGHNFNIVAQQDAKGNLEVAMGIAEDLLQAHGDVVAIFGGNDPTALGALAAANAAGIKECKIYGVDGSPDIKAEMASGESLIEGSGAQSPVKIAQSAVNIMYSYLNGETVDNRYPVETFLITSENVKDYGTDGWQ, via the coding sequence ATGAAAAAAAGCACAAAAAAATTAGCTGCAATGCTGATTTGTGCAGCTCTTGCAGGAGTTTCCCTGGCGGGGTGCAGCAATGGGGAGCCAGAGACAAAAGCGCCTGAAACAACGGCAGCCGCCACAACGGCAGCAGAAACAACAGCAGCCACCGCTGCTGCAGAAACAAAGGCAGAGGTCAAAACGGACTCTGGCGCCAATATGGCAGATGCCAATGTAAAGAAGAAAGATCCAAGCAAACATTACAAATTCGGATATACCTGCATGGATGGAACAAACCCATTCTTTGTCACCATTGAAAAGACCATGCGGGAAATGGTTGAGGCCCAGGGGGATGAGCTTATTTCTGTGGATCCGGCAAATGATGTGACCCTGCAGATTACCCAGGTGGAAGATTTGATTTCCCAGAATATTGATGCCATGTTCATGAACCCGGCTGAGGCAGAGGGCATACTTCCGGCTCTGGATCAGTTAAAGGAGGCAAAAGTTCCCATCGTAGGTTTTGATACGGAAGTGGCCGACATGTCCTATCTTGTTTCCTATACAGGCTCCGATAATTATAACGCAGGATTTGTGTGCGGGGAGGACCTGGTTAAAAAGTGTCCGGACGGCGGAGATATCATTGTACTGGATTCCCCCACGATGAATTCCGTAACCGACAGAACCAACGGCTTCCTGGACGCCATCAAGGGACATAACTTCAATATCGTAGCTCAGCAGGATGCAAAGGGCAATTTAGAAGTTGCCATGGGCATTGCAGAAGACCTTCTTCAGGCACACGGGGATGTAGTTGCCATTTTCGGCGGCAACGATCCTACTGCACTTGGAGCCCTGGCAGCTGCCAATGCAGCAGGCATCAAGGAATGCAAGATCTACGGCGTAGACGGTTCTCCTGATATCAAGGCAGAAATGGCTTCCGGAGAATCCCTCATTGAAGGAAGCGGCGCACAGTCACCGGTTAAGATTGCACAGTCAGCAGTAAATATTATGTATTCCTATTTAAATGGTGAAACAGTCGATAACCGTTATCCGGTAGAAACCTTCCTGATCACATCTGAGAATGTAAAGGACTACGGAACAGACGGATGGCAGTAA
- a CDS encoding D-lyxose/D-mannose family sugar isomerase gives MKRSEINRALKDMEEMAKACSFALPPFCAFTPEEWKEKGHEYDEIRDNMLGWDITDFGMGDFDKIGFSLITLRNGNVNLEKYSKTYAEKLLYIKDGQSAAMHFHWNKMEDIINRGGGNVLIRVYQSAPDGDFADTDVTIHSDGREYKVPAGTQIRLCPGESITIYPFLYHDFELEPGTGPVLLGEVSMCNDDNGDNRFYLPAGRFPEIEEDEPPYRLLCNEYPAAL, from the coding sequence ATGAAACGTTCAGAAATTAACAGGGCATTAAAGGATATGGAAGAAATGGCGAAGGCATGCAGCTTTGCCCTTCCCCCTTTCTGCGCTTTTACGCCGGAGGAGTGGAAAGAAAAAGGGCATGAATATGACGAGATCCGGGACAATATGCTGGGCTGGGATATTACGGATTTTGGGATGGGAGACTTTGATAAAATAGGCTTTTCCCTGATTACGCTGCGAAACGGGAATGTAAACCTGGAAAAGTATTCAAAGACTTATGCGGAAAAACTGCTTTATATTAAGGATGGCCAGTCTGCTGCCATGCATTTCCACTGGAATAAAATGGAGGATATTATCAACCGGGGCGGAGGAAATGTGCTGATCCGCGTATACCAGTCCGCTCCGGATGGGGATTTTGCGGATACGGATGTAACCATTCACAGTGACGGGCGGGAATATAAGGTACCTGCAGGAACCCAGATCAGACTGTGTCCTGGGGAAAGCATTACCATATATCCTTTTCTGTACCACGATTTTGAACTGGAGCCGGGAACGGGTCCTGTTCTTTTGGGAGAGGTGTCCATGTGCAACGATGACAATGGGGATAACCGGTTTTACCTTCCTGCCGGCCGTTTTCCGGAGATCGAAGAGGATGAACCTCCCTACCGGCTTCTTTGCAATGAATATCCGGCGGCTCTTTGA
- a CDS encoding class II fructose-bisphosphate aldolase translates to MLITMRAILELADAKNIAIGAFNITSLEGIQAVLQAGEELNQPVILQFAPVHESIIPMSVIGPVMVMMAEKASVPVAVHLDHGDDLNMLKKALDMGFTSVMYDGSALSFEENAANTRIAVEMAGVYGASVEAEIGAMGRQEFSSIGEGEEGEATEGCYTDPEQAEQFAEATGIDALACSFGTVHGLYLTEPKLDFDRISQIRSRTGLPIVMHGGSGVSDQDFRKCIENGVRKINYYTYLAKAGGMHVKEKAMEGSGYVFYHDVTLWGIEAMKKDVLHTIKVFSNLD, encoded by the coding sequence ATGCTGATCACGATGAGAGCCATATTAGAACTGGCGGATGCAAAAAACATAGCAATCGGTGCATTTAACATCACTTCCCTGGAGGGAATCCAGGCAGTGCTTCAGGCCGGCGAAGAATTAAATCAGCCGGTAATCCTGCAATTTGCCCCTGTTCATGAATCGATCATTCCCATGTCGGTCATAGGTCCTGTTATGGTCATGATGGCAGAAAAGGCTTCCGTTCCGGTTGCAGTGCATCTGGACCACGGTGACGATTTAAACATGCTTAAAAAGGCCCTGGATATGGGATTTACCTCGGTCATGTATGATGGCTCTGCCCTGTCCTTTGAGGAAAATGCGGCCAATACCCGAATCGCTGTTGAAATGGCAGGAGTCTATGGGGCCTCTGTGGAAGCGGAGATCGGTGCCATGGGAAGACAGGAGTTTTCAAGCATTGGGGAAGGAGAAGAGGGAGAGGCAACGGAAGGCTGCTACACGGATCCTGAGCAGGCAGAGCAATTTGCAGAAGCAACGGGAATCGATGCCCTGGCATGTTCCTTTGGCACGGTTCATGGGCTTTACTTAACAGAACCAAAACTTGATTTTGACCGGATCAGCCAGATACGAAGCAGGACAGGACTTCCCATTGTCATGCACGGAGGCTCCGGCGTCAGTGACCAGGATTTCCGTAAGTGTATTGAAAACGGCGTCCGAAAGATCAATTACTATACATATTTAGCTAAAGCAGGCGGCATGCATGTAAAGGAAAAAGCCATGGAAGGGTCAGGATACGTATTTTATCATGACGTAACCTTATGGGGGATAGAGGCCATGAAAAAGGATGTGCTTCATACTATAAAGGTATTTTCCAATCTGGATTAA
- a CDS encoding carbohydrate kinase family protein, producing the protein MKDQEGKSNVVVAGHISLDITPVFKNSGSQKLSSLLRPGKLLRVGKAQVSTGGAVSNTGLGLHALGGSVLLMAKVGHDDFGLILKEKIRQSGCESSIPEVEGESTSYTVVIAPKGFDRFFLHDPGCNDTFCCNDVDFDRISGASHFHFGYPTLMRRFYQNDGEELADLFRRVKELSLTTSLDLTAVDPDSEAAGCDWEKILASVLPYVDFFVPSIEELGYMLDRNLYDKWQEKAGGDDITSILSLSEDVEVLADRALNLGAKAVLLKCGAAGMYLKTRPEHFMEGWGGIACFQNSFVPDRILSATGAGDTSIAAFIKAMLDGARPEECLELAAATGASCVTEYDAISGLLPFETLREKIQKGWEQQKIIHP; encoded by the coding sequence ATGAAGGATCAGGAAGGAAAGAGTAACGTTGTGGTGGCCGGACATATTTCCCTGGACATTACGCCGGTTTTTAAAAACAGCGGCAGTCAGAAGCTTTCTTCGCTGCTGCGCCCTGGAAAACTTCTGCGGGTAGGTAAGGCACAGGTATCCACAGGCGGAGCAGTTTCCAATACAGGGCTGGGGCTCCATGCCCTGGGAGGCAGCGTGCTTTTAATGGCAAAGGTGGGACATGATGATTTCGGCCTGATATTAAAGGAGAAGATCAGGCAAAGCGGCTGTGAGAGCAGCATTCCGGAAGTGGAGGGGGAATCCACCTCCTATACAGTGGTCATTGCTCCAAAAGGGTTTGACCGGTTTTTTCTCCATGATCCCGGGTGCAATGATACGTTTTGCTGCAATGACGTGGATTTTGACCGGATATCCGGGGCGTCCCACTTTCATTTTGGATATCCTACGCTGATGCGGAGATTTTACCAGAATGACGGGGAAGAACTGGCGGATCTTTTCCGCCGGGTCAAGGAGCTGTCTCTTACGACATCCTTGGATTTAACGGCGGTGGATCCTGATTCAGAGGCGGCCGGCTGTGACTGGGAAAAGATTCTGGCATCCGTGCTTCCTTATGTGGATTTCTTTGTTCCCAGCATTGAAGAACTAGGATACATGCTGGACCGGAATCTGTATGACAAATGGCAGGAAAAAGCAGGAGGGGATGACATCACCTCCATCCTGTCCTTAAGTGAGGATGTGGAGGTTCTTGCAGATCGGGCCTTAAACCTGGGAGCCAAGGCTGTATTGCTGAAATGCGGGGCCGCCGGTATGTATTTAAAGACAAGACCGGAACATTTTATGGAGGGCTGGGGCGGGATTGCCTGTTTTCAGAACAGCTTCGTACCTGACAGGATCCTGTCGGCTACCGGAGCAGGGGATACCAGCATTGCAGCATTTATAAAGGCCATGCTTGATGGAGCAAGGCCGGAGGAATGCCTGGAGCTTGCGGCTGCAACAGGGGCTTCCTGTGTGACGGAGTACGATGCCATCAGCGGGCTTCTGCCCTTTGAGACTCTTAGGGAAAAGATACAAAAGGGATGGGAACAACAGAAGATCATCCATCCTTAA
- a CDS encoding methyl-accepting chemotaxis protein encodes MKNFRDYSITRKLLTAFLSMVLIMLVIGIMGIFGMARINKMDTFLYKNQTAPMKDLTVAMKNLYQLRADSNAMIIHAGDTAALEKLEQSYLETKNNFLNVSATYRTSIEDAEALALMDEAIQLYTDSFDPSIQRCLNAAKQGSKNTALTAFDQDADKIQKIFDNFDRMAEFRLDEAYQTSKTNDSTAIVLTLILCVIIAAGIALAMFLGIRISRMISLPIEKVVKAADKIALGYLEVDLQDVDSKDETGQLASAFVSMLEGIRAQVLIAEKISNGDFTQEVPLRSEEDILGLALRKIEKDLNRTLLLISTAADQVNSGAEQVSSAAQALASGSTEQAATVEELNAAITTVAKQASQNADNVRLASTYVEQNGVGVIESNTHMQNLNTSMNKISTASEEISNITKVIEDIAFQTNILALNAAIEAARAGSAGKGFAVVADEVRNLATKSAEAAKETANLIVHSVEAVTEGKQMAANAAKILQEVGEKSKVVEQAIQEIEAASAQQVMAIEQINQGLSQVSAVIQTNAATAEESSASSEELTAQSQTLQQEVGKFKLNGEQMDFHQEYAPSFKSPEPEFYSEASDAFDYSGKY; translated from the coding sequence ATGAAAAATTTCAGAGATTACAGTATTACCAGAAAGCTGCTTACAGCCTTTCTCAGCATGGTATTAATTATGCTTGTAATCGGCATCATGGGCATCTTTGGTATGGCCCGTATCAACAAAATGGATACTTTTTTGTACAAAAACCAAACAGCTCCCATGAAAGATCTGACCGTTGCCATGAAGAATCTGTATCAGCTTCGTGCAGATTCCAACGCCATGATCATTCATGCAGGCGATACCGCAGCGCTGGAAAAATTAGAGCAAAGTTATTTAGAAACTAAGAACAACTTCCTTAACGTTTCCGCCACGTACCGGACCAGCATTGAGGATGCGGAAGCTCTTGCGCTGATGGATGAGGCGATCCAGCTCTATACCGATTCCTTTGATCCATCCATACAAAGATGTTTAAATGCAGCCAAGCAGGGATCAAAGAACACGGCATTGACTGCCTTTGATCAGGACGCAGACAAGATACAGAAGATATTTGACAATTTTGACAGAATGGCGGAGTTCCGCCTGGACGAAGCTTACCAGACCAGCAAAACCAATGATTCCACCGCCATCGTACTGACCCTGATCCTTTGTGTCATCATTGCAGCAGGTATCGCCCTGGCCATGTTCCTGGGTATTCGGATCTCCCGCATGATCAGCCTGCCCATCGAAAAGGTGGTAAAGGCTGCTGATAAAATCGCCCTTGGTTATTTGGAAGTTGATTTACAGGATGTAGATTCCAAAGATGAAACCGGACAGCTGGCTTCTGCCTTTGTCTCCATGCTGGAAGGCATCCGGGCTCAGGTGCTCATTGCCGAAAAAATCAGCAACGGAGATTTTACACAGGAAGTTCCTCTCCGTTCCGAGGAAGATATTCTTGGTCTTGCTCTCCGCAAGATCGAAAAGGACCTTAACCGGACCCTGCTTCTCATAAGCACGGCAGCCGATCAGGTCAATTCTGGTGCAGAGCAGGTGTCTTCTGCAGCCCAGGCTTTGGCTTCCGGATCTACGGAACAGGCCGCAACCGTTGAAGAGCTTAATGCCGCCATTACCACAGTTGCCAAACAGGCCAGCCAGAATGCAGACAATGTCCGTTTGGCATCTACCTACGTGGAACAAAACGGAGTCGGCGTTATTGAAAGCAATACCCACATGCAAAACTTAAATACCTCCATGAATAAGATCAGCACCGCTTCCGAAGAAATCTCCAATATCACCAAAGTGATTGAAGATATCGCCTTCCAGACAAATATTCTGGCATTGAATGCCGCTATTGAAGCTGCACGTGCAGGAAGTGCTGGTAAGGGCTTTGCAGTGGTTGCGGATGAAGTGCGGAATCTTGCCACAAAATCAGCAGAAGCAGCAAAAGAAACCGCAAATCTCATCGTACATTCCGTGGAAGCAGTTACCGAAGGCAAGCAGATGGCAGCTAACGCCGCAAAGATCCTTCAGGAAGTAGGGGAAAAATCAAAGGTTGTGGAGCAGGCCATTCAGGAGATCGAAGCCGCATCAGCCCAGCAGGTAATGGCTATTGAGCAGATCAACCAGGGCCTGTCACAGGTATCTGCCGTAATCCAGACAAATGCTGCTACCGCAGAAGAAAGCTCTGCTTCCAGTGAAGAGCTGACCGCTCAGTCCCAGACCTTGCAGCAGGAGGTTGGAAAATTCAAATTAAACGGAGAACAAATGGATTTTCATCAGGAATATGCTCCTTCCTTCAAGAGTCCGGAACCGGAATTTTATTCAGAAGCATCAGACGCCTTTGATTATTCCGGGAAATATTAA
- a CDS encoding ABC-F family ATP-binding cassette domain-containing protein, with the protein MLYHITDGTVTAGGSLILSHIDFEVHGREKIAVVGNNGAGKTTLLRLIAGELDLDRDDKRDGPGIISSRKLTIGYLKQQAFEDKGRTVEEELLSSCPFRESFAMERFEYEREYDILFTGFGFTKEDKKKRLSQFSGGEQTKIALIRHLLQKPDILLMDEPTNHLDIQAAEWLEQYMKQYEKAVVMVSHDRFFLDQTASVVYELSGKKLTRYPGNYTHYREEKRKALRIQTKAYERHQEELKRLNGLVERFKNKPNKASFARAKKKAMERMGQAEKPAEDDIHMFTGPLEPAFLGSKQVFEAEHLKIGYGRPLMELTLRISRGQKIGILGPNGAGKTTFLKTAAGLIPPISGEHSLGNQITIGYFDQHSSEFDSDKSVAKHFHDLFPSLTEKEVRSILGAYLFGGKEAEKRVSFLSGGEKARLVLAELLQSRPNFLILDEPTNHMDIRAKETLESAFRAYTGTILFVSHDRYFLSRVAESVLIFENQSAFYYPFGYEHYLERCRKAEKGEGIAAQIRAEEQALIAGMRGVPKAERHRLREIPEEEAYLDWKLGLILKRLVPARDRVMELTVSMDSLKERWLESEGFWNGEEWEESGSYESLKKELDIAWTDWHQRCLEWFDMAFEDEI; encoded by the coding sequence ATGTTGTATCACATAACGGATGGGACAGTTACTGCCGGAGGCAGCCTGATCCTGTCGCATATTGATTTTGAAGTACATGGCAGGGAAAAAATAGCGGTGGTGGGAAATAACGGGGCCGGAAAAACCACACTTTTAAGGCTGATCGCAGGAGAACTGGATTTAGACCGGGATGACAAACGGGATGGCCCTGGCATCATCAGTTCCAGAAAACTGACCATAGGATACTTGAAGCAGCAGGCATTTGAGGATAAAGGAAGGACAGTGGAGGAAGAGCTGCTGTCCTCCTGTCCTTTTAGAGAATCCTTTGCTATGGAGCGGTTTGAATATGAACGGGAATATGATATCCTGTTTACTGGGTTTGGATTTACGAAGGAAGACAAAAAGAAACGTCTTTCCCAGTTTTCCGGTGGGGAACAGACGAAGATTGCCCTTATCCGCCATTTGCTGCAGAAGCCTGATATCCTTCTTATGGATGAGCCTACCAACCATCTGGATATTCAGGCGGCGGAGTGGCTGGAGCAGTATATGAAGCAGTATGAAAAGGCAGTGGTGATGGTATCCCATGACCGTTTTTTTCTGGATCAGACGGCTTCTGTAGTATATGAGCTTTCCGGAAAGAAGCTTACCCGGTATCCAGGAAATTATACCCATTACCGGGAAGAGAAAAGGAAGGCTCTCCGCATACAGACAAAAGCCTATGAGCGTCATCAGGAGGAGCTGAAACGTTTAAACGGTCTTGTAGAGCGGTTTAAGAATAAACCCAATAAGGCCTCTTTTGCCAGAGCAAAGAAAAAGGCAATGGAACGGATGGGACAGGCAGAAAAGCCGGCCGAGGATGATATCCACATGTTCACAGGTCCTTTGGAACCTGCTTTTTTAGGAAGCAAGCAGGTTTTTGAAGCAGAACATTTGAAGATCGGCTATGGCCGCCCCCTTATGGAGCTGACCTTAAGGATCAGCCGTGGGCAGAAAATAGGGATCCTTGGTCCTAACGGTGCCGGAAAAACCACATTTCTAAAAACTGCGGCAGGCCTTATCCCTCCAATTTCCGGGGAACATTCTCTGGGGAACCAGATTACCATTGGCTATTTTGACCAGCATTCCTCGGAATTTGATTCAGATAAGTCCGTCGCAAAGCATTTCCATGACCTCTTTCCATCACTGACGGAAAAGGAGGTCCGCAGTATTTTGGGAGCATACCTGTTTGGCGGAAAAGAAGCAGAAAAGCGGGTGAGCTTTCTGTCCGGCGGGGAAAAGGCAAGGCTTGTCCTGGCAGAGCTTTTGCAGAGCAGGCCTAATTTTCTGATTTTGGATGAACCCACCAACCATATGGATATCAGGGCTAAGGAAACTCTGGAATCTGCTTTTCGGGCTTATACTGGAACTATTTTATTTGTATCTCATGACCGATACTTTTTAAGCCGGGTAGCTGAATCGGTTCTTATATTTGAAAATCAATCCGCTTTTTACTACCCCTTTGGCTATGAACATTATCTGGAACGATGCAGAAAGGCAGAAAAGGGGGAGGGGATCGCGGCACAGATCAGGGCAGAGGAACAGGCCCTGATTGCAGGAATGCGGGGAGTCCCTAAGGCAGAACGGCACCGCTTAAGAGAGATACCGGAAGAAGAAGCGTATCTGGATTGGAAGCTTGGGCTGATTCTTAAACGTCTCGTGCCTGCTAGGGACCGGGTGATGGAATTAACGGTCTCCATGGATTCCCTGAAGGAAAGGTGGCTGGAATCGGAAGGCTTCTGGAATGGAGAAGAATGGGAGGAATCCGGTTCCTATGAGAGTCTTAAGAAGGAGCTTGATATAGCATGGACAGATTGGCACCAACGATGCCTGGAATGGTTTGATATGGCTTTTGAAGATGAGATATAA